One segment of Agromyces albus DNA contains the following:
- the serS gene encoding serine--tRNA ligase, whose product MIDPLLLRENPELIKRSQELRGESVAFVDEAVEADAARRSAITTFESLRAEQNSFGKQVAQAPKEQKAALVAEVQQLSARVKAASQQAGDAEAAFTEAVQRIGNVVLDGVPAGGEDNYIVLREVGEIPAFGFEPRDHLEIGELLDAIDMQRGAKVSGARFHYLKGVGARLELAIMSMGLDRALAAGFTPLITPTLVRPEIMQGTGFLGAHAEDIYYLPDDDLYLTGTSEVALAGYHADEIIDLSNGPLRYAGWSTCYRREAGSHGRDTRGIIRVHQFNKLEMFSYVDPADAEAEHERLLGWQEGMLQDLGLAYRVIDTAAGDLGSSAARKYDIEAWVPTQAAYRELTSTSNCTTFQARRLDIRHRTESGKTAPVATLNGTLATTRWIVAILETHQQADGSVLVPEALRGYLGGLEVLEPVAAR is encoded by the coding sequence GTGATCGACCCCCTGCTGCTCCGCGAGAACCCCGAACTGATCAAGCGTTCGCAAGAGCTCCGTGGCGAGTCCGTGGCCTTCGTCGACGAGGCCGTCGAAGCGGATGCCGCGCGCCGCAGCGCGATCACCACGTTCGAGTCGCTCCGCGCCGAGCAGAACAGCTTCGGCAAGCAGGTCGCGCAAGCGCCCAAAGAGCAGAAGGCCGCGCTCGTCGCCGAGGTGCAGCAGCTCAGCGCACGAGTGAAGGCCGCGAGCCAGCAGGCCGGCGACGCCGAAGCTGCGTTCACCGAGGCTGTGCAGCGCATCGGCAACGTCGTCCTCGACGGTGTGCCCGCGGGCGGCGAAGACAACTACATCGTGCTCCGCGAGGTGGGCGAGATTCCCGCCTTCGGCTTCGAGCCGCGCGACCACCTCGAGATCGGCGAGCTCCTCGACGCGATCGACATGCAGCGCGGCGCGAAGGTGTCGGGAGCGCGGTTCCACTACCTGAAGGGCGTCGGTGCGCGCCTCGAGCTCGCGATCATGTCGATGGGCCTCGATCGTGCGCTCGCCGCGGGCTTCACGCCGCTCATCACGCCCACGCTCGTGCGGCCCGAGATCATGCAGGGCACCGGATTCCTCGGGGCCCACGCCGAAGACATCTACTACCTGCCCGACGACGACCTCTACCTCACCGGCACGAGCGAGGTCGCGCTCGCCGGCTATCACGCCGACGAGATCATCGACCTCTCGAACGGCCCGCTGCGGTACGCGGGCTGGTCGACGTGCTACCGCCGCGAGGCCGGCAGCCACGGGCGCGACACGCGCGGCATCATCCGGGTGCACCAGTTCAACAAGCTCGAGATGTTCAGCTACGTCGACCCGGCCGACGCCGAGGCCGAGCACGAGCGACTGCTCGGATGGCAGGAGGGCATGCTCCAAGACCTTGGCCTCGCCTACCGGGTGATCGACACGGCCGCGGGCGACCTCGGCTCGAGCGCCGCCCGCAAGTACGACATCGAGGCGTGGGTGCCCACGCAAGCGGCCTACCGCGAGCTCACGTCGACGTCGAACTGCACGACGTTCCAAGCTCGCCGCCTCGACATCCGCCATCGCACGGAGAGCGGCAAGACGGCTCCCGTCGCGACCCTCAACGGCACCCTCGCCACCACTCGCTGGATCGTCGCGATCCTCGAGACCCACCAGCAGGCCGACGGCTCGGTGCTCGTGCCCGAGGCACTGCGCGGCTACCTCGGCGGCCTCGAAGTGCTCGAGCCCGTCGCGGCTCGATAG
- a CDS encoding LCP family protein — protein MSGGSEQASVVDEQISIADAAGAPRHGRLPRHGTGRSYLKLAASVIAVLAVSAGSVAAFAVIDLVGSLKPPVELESEEMLEGVPDIGAMEGGLNFILVGSDKRPDDGAFGDPEEESAELNDVTILLHISQDHSHVEVVSFPRDLVVEVPECTDREDPEGERLPAMSGVKLNTVLSHGGLGCVASTVEQLTGVQIPVGGIVEFYGVAALSEAVGGVEVCLAEPIVDEYSGLDLEAGRHAISGMEALAFLRSRHGVGDGSDLGRISNQQTFLASLMRTLQSEGTLADPLKLYSIAKAVLSNMTLSTELQNPTQLVAIARMMQDVDLSKIAFVQYPTVYTEDFASVEPSESAAIVNAALQADRPVQFDPNATAGAEFGTVEDPTAPPPAEAPGRSH, from the coding sequence GTGAGCGGTGGCTCTGAGCAGGCCTCGGTCGTCGATGAGCAGATCTCGATCGCCGATGCCGCCGGCGCGCCGAGACACGGGCGGTTGCCGCGACACGGCACGGGGCGCTCGTACTTGAAACTCGCGGCATCCGTCATCGCAGTGCTCGCCGTGAGCGCCGGATCGGTGGCGGCATTCGCGGTGATCGACCTCGTGGGATCGCTGAAGCCTCCTGTAGAGCTCGAGAGCGAGGAGATGCTCGAGGGCGTGCCCGACATCGGCGCGATGGAGGGCGGGCTCAACTTCATCCTCGTCGGCAGCGACAAGCGTCCCGACGACGGTGCGTTCGGCGATCCCGAAGAGGAGTCAGCCGAGCTCAACGACGTGACGATACTGCTGCACATCTCGCAGGATCACTCGCACGTCGAGGTCGTGAGCTTCCCACGCGACCTCGTGGTCGAGGTGCCCGAGTGCACCGATCGCGAGGACCCCGAAGGCGAACGGCTTCCGGCGATGTCGGGCGTGAAGCTCAACACCGTGCTCTCGCACGGCGGGCTCGGCTGCGTCGCCTCGACGGTGGAGCAGCTCACCGGAGTGCAGATTCCGGTCGGCGGGATCGTGGAGTTCTACGGCGTCGCGGCGCTCTCCGAGGCGGTCGGCGGCGTCGAGGTGTGCCTCGCCGAGCCAATCGTCGACGAATACTCGGGTCTCGACCTCGAAGCGGGCAGACATGCCATCTCGGGAATGGAGGCGCTCGCGTTCCTCCGGTCGCGTCATGGCGTGGGCGATGGCAGCGACCTCGGCCGCATCTCGAACCAGCAGACGTTCCTCGCGTCGCTCATGCGCACCCTGCAGAGCGAGGGCACGCTCGCCGACCCGTTGAAGCTCTACTCGATCGCCAAGGCGGTGCTCTCGAACATGACCCTGTCGACGGAGCTGCAGAACCCCACGCAGCTCGTCGCGATTGCGCGGATGATGCAGGACGTCGACCTGTCCAAGATCGCCTTCGTCCAGTACCCGACGGTGTACACCGAGGACTTCGCCTCCGTCGAACCGTCGGAGTCGGCGGCGATCGTGAATGCGGCGCTGCAGGCCGACCGGCCCGTGCAGTTCGATCCGAATGCCACGGCGGGCGCGGAGTTCGGCACGGTCGAAGATCCCACGGCGCCGCCGCCGGCGGAGGCGCCCGGCCGATCCCACTGA
- a CDS encoding HAD family hydrolase yields the protein MSQQPAPGENRAPERHGAPASQRPHAVDVAPDGRWLVVLDVDGTIMHEDESIDQVVADAVAAVRDRGHEVTLATGRSWATTHPVLERLGLTPEYVVCANGAITMRRDDEASDGYVRAHVETFDPTEVLERIRSFLPDGRFMVEEPNGFRLYTEGMSDWNLDNAREVPFEQLLDQRATRVVVVSPDHELEEFLSIVEEMGLHQVSYAIGWTAWLDIAPEGVSKATALERVRGWLDLPVDRVIAIGDGRNDIEMFTWAGAAGRSVAMGQAPAEVREAAGEVTGDIDHAGLASVLDSLS from the coding sequence ATGTCGCAGCAACCCGCTCCCGGCGAGAACCGAGCGCCCGAACGCCACGGGGCGCCCGCGTCGCAGCGCCCGCACGCCGTCGACGTCGCCCCCGACGGGCGCTGGCTCGTCGTGCTCGACGTCGACGGCACGATCATGCACGAAGACGAGTCGATCGACCAGGTCGTCGCCGACGCGGTCGCCGCGGTCCGCGATCGCGGGCACGAGGTCACCCTCGCGACCGGCCGTTCGTGGGCGACGACCCATCCCGTGCTCGAGCGGCTCGGGCTCACGCCCGAGTACGTCGTGTGCGCCAACGGCGCCATCACGATGCGGCGCGACGACGAGGCATCCGACGGCTATGTCCGCGCCCACGTCGAGACCTTCGACCCCACCGAGGTGCTCGAACGCATCCGCTCGTTCCTGCCCGACGGCCGGTTCATGGTCGAGGAGCCCAACGGGTTCCGCCTGTACACCGAGGGCATGAGCGACTGGAACCTCGACAATGCCCGCGAGGTCCCGTTCGAACAGCTGCTCGACCAGCGGGCGACCCGTGTCGTCGTCGTCTCACCCGACCACGAGCTCGAGGAGTTCCTCAGCATCGTCGAGGAGATGGGCCTGCACCAGGTGAGCTACGCGATCGGCTGGACCGCCTGGCTCGACATCGCGCCCGAGGGCGTCAGCAAGGCCACGGCCCTCGAGCGCGTGCGCGGCTGGCTCGACCTGCCGGTCGACCGCGTGATCGCGATCGGCGACGGCCGCAACGACATCGAGATGTTCACGTGGGCCGGCGCCGCCGGCCGGTCGGTCGCGATGGGCCAGGCCCCCGCCGAGGTGCGGGAAGCGGCCGGCGAGGTGACGGGCGACATCGACCACGCCGGCCTCGCCTCGGTGCTCGACTCGCTCTCCTGA